From the Solanum pennellii chromosome 4, SPENNV200 genome, one window contains:
- the LOC107015625 gene encoding uncharacterized protein LOC107015625 isoform X1, whose product MVFTISSNPVQFTHTTSLNARPNCYLKASVPVSNLSFSFFRHEYIRFSVKSRLNKRMVCAAASAAGSSSSSDDSNPYEVLGVNPIEGFDMVKAAYARRRKDAERRGDEATLAQLEKAYDKIMMSQLTKRKQGVTFGSFKVSKEVRYADKQPIVPWGPRFTKSDDKDIKINLAISAVFIAWVFINRNAEWKPLQFLAFAFVYRIFEKLKAFEPPTPTFTEEGEDEGRMMRMGKRLLRSLALVFGCIAIASLGYTGLLNFIEYAGGFIPVFLYNNQELLVTGFTAIVLHIIASYYR is encoded by the exons ATGGTGTTTACAATATCATCAAACCCTGTTCAGTTTACACATACAACTTCTTTAAATGCTCGACCCAATTGTTATCTCAAAGCTTCTGTTCCAGTTTCAAATTTATCGTTTTCTTTCTTCAG ACATGAATACATCAGGTTTTCTGTAAAATCTCGACTGAATAAAAGGATGGTCTGTGCTGCTGCTTCAGCTGCTGGAAGTTCTAGTTCGAGCGATGACTCAAATCCTTATGAG GTTCTGGGTGTAAACCCTATTGAGGGATTTGACATGGTTAAGGCAGCATATGCAAGGAGAAGGAAAGATGCTGAGCGGAGGGGTGATGAAGCAACTCTTGCTCAG TTGGAGAAGGCTTATGACAAAATCATGATGTCACAGTTAACAAAAAGGAAGCAGGGTGTCACCTTTGGCTCTTTTAAG GTATCTAAAGAGGTACGATATGCTGATAAGCAGCCTATTGTGCCATGGGGTCCACG GTTCACCAAATCTGATGACAAAGATATCAAAATCAACTTGGCAATTTCAGCTGTATTT ATAGCTTGGGTTTTTATAAATCGTAATGCTGAGTGGAAGCCTTTACAGTTTTTGGCCTTCGCCTTTGTATATAGGATATTTGAGAAATTAAAAGCATTTGAGCCTCCAACTCCCACGTTTACA GAGGAAGGCGAAGATGAAGGACGGATGATGAGGATGGGAAAAAGGCTGCTTCGTTCTCTTGCGTTAGTTTTTGGTTGCATAGCTATTGCATCCTTG GGATATACTGGTCTCCTCAATTTTATCGAGTATGCTGGTGGTTTCATACCTGTCTTTCTGTACAACAATCAG GAATTGCTTGTAACTGGATTCACAGCCATCGTGCTTCACATCATCGCATCTTATTACAGATGA
- the LOC107017708 gene encoding cell division cycle 5-like protein yields the protein MRIMIKGGVWKNTEDEILKAAVMKYGKNQWARISSLLVRKSAKQCKARWYEWLDPSIKKTEWTREEDEKLLHLAKLMPTQWRTIAPIVGRTPSQCLERYEKLLDAACTKDENYDPNDDPRKLKPGEIDPNPESKPARPDPVDMDEDEKEMLSEARARLANTRGKKAKRKAREKQLEEARRLASLQKRRELKAAGIDVRQRKRKRRGIDYNAEIPFEKKPPPGFYDVTEEDRPVDQPKFPTTIEELEGERRVDKEARLRKQDIARNKIAERQDAPTSILHANKLNDPEAVRKRSKLNLPAPQIPDHELEAIAKIGIASDLIGGDELSEGNAATRALLANYAQTPQHAMTPMRTPQRTPSTKQDAIMMEAENQRRLTQSQTPLLGGDNPLLHPSDFSGVTPKKREVQTPNPLLTPSATPGATSLTPRIGMTPSRDSYGMTPKGTPMRDELRINEEMDMHSNAKLGQFNSKKELLSGLKSLPQPKNEYQIVIQQPPEENEEPEEKIEEDMSDRIAREKAEEEAKRQALLRKRSKVLQRELPRPPIGSLELIKSSLMRADEDKSSFVPPTLIEQADEMIRKELVSLLEHDNTKYPLDEKPEKEKKKGVKRKIVAEPAIEDFEEDELKEANGLIKDEAHFLRVAMGHESESLDEFVEIHKATLNDIMYFPTRNAYGLSSVAGNVEKLAALQNEFENVKKKMDDDTKKATKLEQKIKVLTNGYQMRAGKLWSQIESTFKKMDTAGTELECFRALQKQEQLAASHRINNMWEEVQKQKELERTLQKRYGDLIADTQKIQHLMDEYRIQDQLQEEVAANNRALELAKAEMAEKESVPSADDLEPSGTGQNSNTEENSASASHVPIEADVHVEPSGTNQCSNAEENSASIEADNVHVEPSGTSQCPIAEETSASVSHDTTPQDVDGQVQVADVSTMDAEAISDHVPMEGQQNLVEESNTVVTKTEDSTVAAGDADVTETEDSTVAAGDVDVTKTDDSGVVAGDGEADPKNM from the exons ATGAGGATTATGATAAAGGGAGGAGTATGGAAGAACACGGAGGATGAGATTCTAAAGGCGGCGGTGATGAAGTATGGGAAGAATCAGTGGGCTCGTATTTCTTCTTTACTTGTTCGTAAATCTGCTAAGCAGTGTAAAGCTCGCTGGTATGAATGGCTCGATCCTTCAATTAAGAAG ACTGAATGGACTAGAGAGGAGGATGAGAAACTACTTCACCTTGCAAAACTCATGCCTACCCAATGGAGGACAATTGCGCCAATCGTTGGCCGTACACCATCACAATGCCTTGAACGTTATGAGAAGCTTCTCGATGCAGCATGTACTAAGGATGAGAACTATGATCCTAATGATGATCCGAGAAAATTGAAGCCCGGAGAGATTGATCCTAACCCGGAATCAAAGCCTGCTCGTCCTGATCCTGTTGATATGGATGAGGACGAGAAAGAAATGCTTTCTGAAGCACGGGCTCGGTTGGCCAACACAAGAGGCAAGAAGGCTAAAAGGAAAGCCAGAGAAAAGCAGCTTGAAGAGGCGCGGAGGCTTGCTTCTTTACAGAAGAGGAGAGAACTGAAGGCTGCTGGAATAGATGTCCGTCAAAGGAAGAGAAAAAGGAGAGGTATTGATTACAATGCTGAAATTCCCTTTGAAAAGAAGCCTCCTCCAGGTTTCTATGATGTCACTGAGGAAGACCGTCCAGTTGATCAACCTAAGTTTCCAACTACCATTGAGGAACTAGAAGGTGAAAGGAGAGTCGATAAGGAAGCTCGCCTAAGGAAGCAGGATATTGCGAGGAATAAAATTGCAGAGAGACAGGATGCCCCTACATCCATATTGCACGCGAACAAACTTAATGATCCAGAAGCAGTGAGGAAGAGGTCGAAACTGAATCTTCCAGCACCACAGATTCCAGATCATGAATTGGAGGCCATAGCAAAGATAGGTATTGCCAGTGATCTAATTGGGGGCGATGAACTGTCCGAAGGGAATGCTGCAACGCGTGCTCTTCTTGCAAATTATGCCCAGACACCACAACATGCAATGACTCCTATGCGAACACCTCAAAGAACCCCTTCAACTAAGCAAGACGCCATTATGATGGAAGCAGAAAATCAACGAAGATTGACTCAATCTCAAACACCATTACTTGGAGGAGATAATCCTTTGTTGCACCCCTCAGATTTCTCGGGTGTCACTCCTAAGAAAAGGGAGGTTCAAACTCCAAACCCACTTTTAACTCCTTCAGCGACTCCTGGAGCCACGAGCCTTACTCCTAGAATTGGCATGACACCTTCGAGAGATTCTTATGGGATGACACCCAAAGGAACTCCTATGAGGGACGAGCTACGCATTAATGAAGAAATGGATATGCATAGTAATGCTAAACTGGGgcaatttaattcaaaaaaagaatTGCTTTCTGGTTTGAAAAGCCTTCCTCAGCCGAAGAATGAGTACCAGATTGTCATCCAACAACCTCCTGAAGAAAATGAAGAACCAGAAGAGAAGATCGAAGAAGACATGTCTGATAGGATTGCCAGGGAGAAGGCTGAAGAAGAAGCAAAGCGACAAGCATTACTCCGTAAAAGGTCAAAAGTATTGCAAAGGGAGCTCCCTAGACCTCCCATTGGTTCTCTAGAACTAATAAAGAGTTCCTTGATGAGAGCTGATGAGGACAAGAGCTCCTTTGTTCCTCCTACACTAATTGAGCAGGCTGATGAAATGATTAGAAAGGAACTTGTGTCCTTGCTAGAACATGATAATACCAAGTACCCTCTAGATGAGAAGCcagagaaggagaagaaaaagggGGTCAAGCGAAAAATTGTTGCTGAACCTGCTATTGAGGATTTTGAGGAAGATGAATTAAAAGAG GCCAATGGATTGATCAAGGATGAGGCTCACTTTCTTCGTGTGGCAATGGGACATGAGAGTGAATCTCTTGATGAATTTGTCGAAATACACAAAGCAACTTTGAATGATATCATGTACTTTCCTACCCGAAATGCTTATGGTCTCTCTAGTGTTGCTGGAAACGTGGAAAAGCTTGCTGCTTTGCAGAACGAGTTTGAGAATGTGAAGAAGAAAATGGACGATGATACTAAGAAAGCAACAAAACTTGAGCAAAAGATCAAAGTTCTTACTAATGGATATCAG ATGCGAGCTGGAAAGCTTTGGTCACAGATAGAGTCAACCTTCAAGAAAATGGACACAGCGGGTACAGAGCTTGAATGCTTCCGAGCATTACAAAAACAAGAGCAGCTAGCAGCATCTCACAGGATCAACAATATGTGGGAAGAAGTTCAGAAGCAAAAGGAGCTTGAGCGTACTTTACAGAAAAGGTACGGTGACCTCATAGCAGATACGCAAAAGATCCAGCATCTCATGGATGAGTATAGAATACAAGATCAATTGCAGGAAGAAGTTGCAGCAAATAATCGTGCTCTTGAGTTGGCGAAGGCAGAAATGGCAGAAAAAGAGAGTGTACCATCTGCTGATGATTTGGAACCTTCAGGTACCGGACAGAATTCCAATACAGAGGAAAATTCTGCTTCTGCCTCTCATGTACCAATAGAAGCTGATGTGCATGTAGAGCCTTCAGGTACCAACCAGTGCTCTAATGCAGAGGAAAATTCTGCCTCTATTGAAGCTGATAATGTGCATGTGGAGCCCTCAGGTACTAGCCAGTGCCCCATTGCAGAGGAAACTTCTGCCTCCGTCTCTCATGACACAACTCCTCAAGACGTTGATGGACAGGTGCAAGTGGCTGACGTTTCCACAATGGACGCTGAAGCCATAAGTGACCATGTACCTATGGAGGGTCAGCAAAACCTAGTAGAAGAGAGTAACACAGTTGTTACTAAAACAGAAGACTCTACAGTAGCAGCAGGTGACGCAGATGTTACTGAAACAGAAGACTCTACAGTAGCAGCAGGTGACGTGGATGTTACTAAAACAGACGACTCTGGAGTAGTAGCAGGTGATGGTGAGGCTGATCCCAAAAACATGTAA
- the LOC107015676 gene encoding probable low-specificity L-threonine aldolase 1: MVVRTVDLRSDTVTRPTEAMRNAMANAEVDDDVLGYDPTAQRLEAEMARITGKEAGLFVPSGTMGNLISVLTHCQIRGSEIILGDYSHIHIYENGGISTLGGVHPRTVKNNEDGTMDLDLIEAAIRDPSFEICYPTTRLICLENSQAHSGGRCLSAEYTDKVGELAKKYGLKLHIDGARIFNASVALGVPVHRLVQAADSVSVCLSKGLGAPVGSVIVGSKSFIARAKILRKTLGGGMRQIGVLCAAAFTALQENLVKLEGDHRKAKILAAELNKIKGLKVDVATVETNIVYCDILKGSRISEAELVKTLEQYGLLILPEGPLRVRFVLHHQISESDVHYAVSCIQRALAGVAEENGDK; the protein is encoded by the exons ATGGTGGTAAGAACTGTGGATCTTCGCTCAGACACCGTCACTAGACCAACTGAAGCCATGCGGAACGCAATGGCGAATGCTGAAGTGGATGATGATGTCTTAGGTTATGATCCAACAGCCCAACGCCTTGAAGCAGAGATGGCAAGGATAACGGGCAAGGAAGCAGGATTATTTGTTCCTTCTGGCACTATGGGTAACCTTATCAGTGTGCTGACTCATTGCCAAATCAGGGGCAGTGAGATTATTCTCGGTGACTATTCCCATATCCATATTTATGAAAATGGAGGCATTTCCACCCTTGGAGGTGTTCATCCAAGGACAGTGAAGAACAATGAAGATGGTACGATGGATCTTGATCTGATTGAAGCTGCGATTCGAGATCCTAGCTTTGAAATATGTTACCCAACCACTAGGCTGATCTGCTTGGAGAATTCGCAAGCTCA CTCAGGGGGCAGATGCCTTTCTGCGGAGTACACAGACAAAGTTGGAGAGCTAGCAAAGAAGTATGGTCTGAAGCTCCACATTGATGGAGCTCGTATATTCAATGCATCAGTT GCACTTGGAGTGCCTGTTCATAGGCTTGTACAGGCAGCTGATTCAGTTTCG GTATGCTTATCAAAAGGTCTTGGTGCTCCAGTTGGATCTGTGATTGTTGGTTCGAAGAGCTTCATTGCCAGG GCCAAAATCCTGAGGAAGACTCTAGGCGGTGGAATGAGGCAAATTGGAGTCCTTTGCGCTGCTGCTTTTACCGCTTTACAAGAGAATCTTGTTAAGCTGGAAGGAGATCACAGAAAGGCTAAGATTTTGGCTG CGGAACTTAACAAAATCAAAGGGCTTAAAGTTGATGTTGCCACTGTAGAGACCAACATT GTATATTGCGATATACTGAAGGGGTCAAGGATCAGTGAAGCAGAGTTGGTCAAGACATTGGAACAATATGGTTTACTTATACTACCAGAAGGCCCACTGAG AGTCAGATTTGTTCTACACCACCAGATTTCAGAAAGTGATGTACACTATGCAGTGTCTTGCATTCAG CGAGCTTTAGCAGGAGTGGCTGAAGAAAATGGTGACAAGTAA
- the LOC107015625 gene encoding uncharacterized protein LOC107015625 isoform X2, with translation MVFTISSNPVQFTHTTSLNARPNCYLKASVPVSNLSFSFFRFSVKSRLNKRMVCAAASAAGSSSSSDDSNPYEVLGVNPIEGFDMVKAAYARRRKDAERRGDEATLAQLEKAYDKIMMSQLTKRKQGVTFGSFKVSKEVRYADKQPIVPWGPRFTKSDDKDIKINLAISAVFIAWVFINRNAEWKPLQFLAFAFVYRIFEKLKAFEPPTPTFTEEGEDEGRMMRMGKRLLRSLALVFGCIAIASLGYTGLLNFIEYAGGFIPVFLYNNQELLVTGFTAIVLHIIASYYR, from the exons ATGGTGTTTACAATATCATCAAACCCTGTTCAGTTTACACATACAACTTCTTTAAATGCTCGACCCAATTGTTATCTCAAAGCTTCTGTTCCAGTTTCAAATTTATCGTTTTCTTTCTTCAG GTTTTCTGTAAAATCTCGACTGAATAAAAGGATGGTCTGTGCTGCTGCTTCAGCTGCTGGAAGTTCTAGTTCGAGCGATGACTCAAATCCTTATGAG GTTCTGGGTGTAAACCCTATTGAGGGATTTGACATGGTTAAGGCAGCATATGCAAGGAGAAGGAAAGATGCTGAGCGGAGGGGTGATGAAGCAACTCTTGCTCAG TTGGAGAAGGCTTATGACAAAATCATGATGTCACAGTTAACAAAAAGGAAGCAGGGTGTCACCTTTGGCTCTTTTAAG GTATCTAAAGAGGTACGATATGCTGATAAGCAGCCTATTGTGCCATGGGGTCCACG GTTCACCAAATCTGATGACAAAGATATCAAAATCAACTTGGCAATTTCAGCTGTATTT ATAGCTTGGGTTTTTATAAATCGTAATGCTGAGTGGAAGCCTTTACAGTTTTTGGCCTTCGCCTTTGTATATAGGATATTTGAGAAATTAAAAGCATTTGAGCCTCCAACTCCCACGTTTACA GAGGAAGGCGAAGATGAAGGACGGATGATGAGGATGGGAAAAAGGCTGCTTCGTTCTCTTGCGTTAGTTTTTGGTTGCATAGCTATTGCATCCTTG GGATATACTGGTCTCCTCAATTTTATCGAGTATGCTGGTGGTTTCATACCTGTCTTTCTGTACAACAATCAG GAATTGCTTGTAACTGGATTCACAGCCATCGTGCTTCACATCATCGCATCTTATTACAGATGA